tggaaggatcatgtgacactgaagactgcagaaaattcagctttgccatcacaggaataaatgacatttaatatatagatgttatttacattttttataatattttataatattactgttttactacatttttgATACAACCTAGGAgactaagagacttctttcaaaaacattcaaaaatattactgaaatagGAATTAATAACACTTGTGTGCTATAGTGTGTTTTTATTGCGCTAATGTGCTTTCATTGCATCACTAGCACTGAGAATATTTTATAAGACACCAAGTAATTCCTAGCAACTCGTTTCATTTTATGTCTATAAACTTTACTTTGGTTTTGTTGTTTACTGACCAAACTTGCATATAAGCATTTAATTGGTCATTTGAGCAGCCATTTtgcacattaattttattttatcaccTAAGAATTTGATTTATCAATAAGTTAGGAAACATTTCATAAAAGTCCCAGCCAGGTGGAGAACAAGAGAAACATGCTTGATTGATACTGATGCAATGCCAAATCACGCCAGTCACATACAATATCTGTCTAACCTTCAAATAGCATGTCATGATCCAGTGGTTTTTAACTGTTGGGTGGCTCAtcgtgatgatgataatgatgatgattgagGTTAGGGTGGGAAGATGTGACCATACTGTGACCTCACTCTGATTTCTGACTCACGGCAGCAAGAAAACGCCATTCAGACCATGGAGCTGCGCAACTACTTCTCCCTGTTCTGCCGGCACCAGGAAAGCCAGCTCATATTTACTTATCTGCCCATTACGTCTCACATCCTGGGGGCACTTGTAGACTCACAGGTGCTGGGACATAAAGAGGTACACCTATCTTAAGCTTATCTAGTATCTCTGCATTAAAGCTATTCATTTTAATGTGTGCCAGAGTTGGTTTTATTACTTTGATCCTAACAAAGCCTTCTTATATTTGTTGTTGCGTCTTATTTTGCTTTGTTCTAGATGGGTGAGGTGTGGCAAGATCTTCATTCCAAACTTAAAAGTCTTTTTGGGGACGGTAACGGACAGTTTCCACCTCTCAGCCCAAAATAACCTCCCTTTTGTGATTTCATGAACTCCAAGCCTGTTTTGAATCGCAGGATCTAATCAGGAACTACAGACAATCAGTATGCTTTCTCGCAAAGAATTATGGGGAACTGGTTCTGTGTAAATGTGTTATGTGGCAGTTCTTAAAATCTGTCAGTCTGAGTTGAAAAGGCAACTTGATTTCCTACAGTTTGAACAAACTGACACCTAAAATAAAGAGCTGATGTTGTGGAGTATAATTTTAAGAAATGCAACAAGATGCTATAACACTGTATTGATCTTTAATCTACATGTATGCAAAgctaatgttgttgttttaaaacGTAAGCTAATCTGAAAAGAAATTGTACATTGTAAAAAGGGTTAACACATGAAAGTTGACCTGTATCTTCTATTTTAGTGCAATATAAAGAAATGAGCTAAACTAATAGCAAGTGAGTCGGAGCGATGGTTAGTTGAATACACTTCATGGGAAATATGCAGAAATTGTTATTTGATTCAAAGGCATCATAATTATTTTGCCAGTCTGATTCTATGTTATCTACTTTGTATCTTCAGACTTGTACTTCTCGCAGCTTTGTTTTGTTgtcacatttcatttttatttgtaagtaatatttacactaccattcaaaagtctggagttagtaagattttatttttgaaaaaaattatttcttttattcagcatgaaATTACCAAAAGTCATGGTGAAGACAtttaaaaatttcattttaaagctgTTCTTTTGTACTCATCATATCttgatttccacagaaatattaatctGCACAGTCATTTCCAACActgacaagaaatgtttcttgagcaggaaatcagcatatTCTTGCTTCCTTGCTGAGCATCACTGTGAGGCATTCAAATGACAGTAGTGTATACAATACAGTAGTGTATTCAAGTGAACACTTTCAAACTAGTTGTCTTACTAACTATGAAGTAATTAGTTATTAGCTGCTCTGAATGCCAAAAACTTGTTTTTATTCAATAAATTGATGTTCTGAAATTTTTGGCTGCTATTAAACTATCATATTAACTATACTtcgaaatatgtctgtaaaaaaaaatgctgtcggTTGATAATGCATGCATCATGCATAATTCCATcttaattgtttaatatttagtaaaacaCTTTAGCAGAGCTTATCAATTGTCTTCAAATGTTTGATTTTATGTTTGGACTAAGTAAAGCATTAAAGAAATGGAAACTTATCGTACTTCAATACATATTCAATTCTGCCACCTGCTGGCACAGAGGGCAAATGGTTTGAGAAATAGGTGTTTCCTATGACATTTACAGTAGTAAggcaatagatagatagatagatagatagatagatagatagatagatagaaaaaaagTTCTTATACAAAATGctgtatatttttaacatttaaatacagcATTTGATATCGGGTGATTTTACGTAGAATGGCCATATCCGAAACCATAGAGTTGAATAATTTCCACTGATACAGTGGCAAATGTTCATCAGTGGTATTCAAACCCCAATCAGACATCCTCTACTTCCAGTTTATGCTTCACTATCACATCGTGACCATTGAATTTAAAATATCCCAAGAACTTATTTTTCTGAAGCATCAGTGGGAACCACAGGACATCATCTGCCCACATCTGGCTGAACGGTATTTTATCTGTGTCAAACCACAGTGGCCTCAtatctgaaaaagaaaacaaacctcTTCAGTCAGTGGCACGTTATTAGACTTTCTGTCTCAGTATGTGTCTCACAAAACTGGATCATTAAGTGATGCGGCGCTGTATTACAGTCTGATTCGGTTGGCTCTCCTTTATAGGTGTCATCTCTAAAAATGTGGACATCAACCATGTGGAGGGTGTCAACCATGAGGCCACTTTCCTCTAGCAGCTCCCTGTCACATAAAATGGCATTTTGTTTTAGCTGTAAAACCAAAAAAAGCAGGGAAGATTGAACATGGCCAATCGCTGACACCACAGTTAAGTTCTACAgacaagtaaataataaaaaacattctcCGCATGACAAGGTTCAAATTGCTTAACTTTGATCTCTAGCTTCAATAAAGTGAGGAGATAGTGgaataatatagtttttttttttttttttactgaaaaataaaacatggtaatgtacatttgtgtaagaaaaaaaatctaacacaCACCAGAAAGATCGTTCTGATTCAGTATCGGAACTGTAAGACAATGACATTAACCAAAAGGTGTCCAAACATCCAATTTTTACTTGTCCCTGGAAGTGTTTTACAGCAGTTTTAAAACACCccataaaaacaagacaaaacaaaacaaaaaagtagcctccaagagcacacacacaaaaaaaaaccaagtatctgttttataaatttttattcatcatatgttctcatatttattttacgtttgtgtgttttttttttttttttttggtaaattcataaacttttaataatattattttgatgCAATGGCTACTATGATTTGTGGTGAATTATAGTAAAACCAGTTAGGGTCAGTTTCACCTGCAGTGCAAAGatgataattattaattataagaaGATTATatgctcacaatttttttttataaataattaagttatgatataaatataaatttattaaaaaatttagtCGTGTCTGACATATTATACAGAATTTTATTTATCCAAATGCAACACATGATTTACAGATCTGCGAAAATATGAACTCAACTAGGAGCTGGTTGACTCCACCTACCCACGTGTGCACTGTGCAACAGTGAAATGATCTCGATGGGAAAAGTGAGTCATTTTGGTGAGTCGGTTCTTGCGAACACAACTAAataaaactaacttttttttgtatgttgtagCCAAACGGTAAAGATATTTCAAGTACGCTGTATatgtaacattttttgttttacgaCTACTAAAGGATATTATTATTCCTCATTACGCCTCatgtaaataaaattgaaaagatCCGACTCAAAAGAACGAGTCATTGAATCGTAATTCGGAGTGTACGCCTGTCAAATATTCTCGACGGATACTGAAAGCaatcatttaacataaaaatgcaAGTATAACCGTATATAACGATAACTAACTgatatatagcctacataaatgcatttaatctaaataattaataatatatcacatacacaaataaAGCACGAAAGTGCGTATAGTTTAATTATTAGAAAGACTCAGAGCGCGCGGATCTTTGATATCAGTTCTAAATGTAATCTCTGCAGATCACTTGTTTGTAAATGATGTGGAAATGTATCCAAAGATCGTGCATTCACGTGTCAGCGGTCTCTCTAAAGAAGATGCCTCTGCACATGAAGGGGAAGAGTGCTGCCGATCAGAGATGGCTGGTCCGGCAGATCAATGACCCTTTCGTTAAAGCTGCTCACGCGCAGAATTACCGCTGTAGAAGTGCTTTTAAACTGATCGAGATAGATGACAAATACAGACTTCTCAAACCTGGTTTGAGTGTCATAGATTGTGGTGCTGCTCCTGGTGCATGGAGTCAAGTTGCAGTCCAGAGAGTCAACTCAACAGGAGAAAGTAAGTGAGCTGCTGAGCTGAATGCATCACATCATGAGATCTATGCATGTCATCATAGGATACATACACTACAGTTGTAGATACATACACTACTTTgtagaaataaatgctgttttaaaatTCGGTTTTGCGTTACAGGAAcagattacatttaaaatatatatatattcagatattttaaataacagaatGGCTGTTTTACTccagtttttgattaaataaatacagcctttttAAGCATAagttttcaaaacataaaaaatcctaCTGACTTTTGAATGCTGTAGTATGCAGACATTATCAGTCAAACCTTTTGAATACACCTACTTTATAATTATAGTCTGTGtgtattatttacaattttagaGTAATAGTAAAGTCATCATGAACTGCCACACCTGTAAGTATGAGAATTtttagtggagaaaaaaaaaaaaatatatatatatatatatatatcaagcatATGAGCGTCCACTTTTTAAGATTTAGATACATAGATTGGATAGCTGGTGAGGATATGAACAACATACCTTTGTTCTTTCCAGGTGCGGATCTTCCTAAAGGAAGCGTAATAGGAATAGACATACTACGCATCGCCCCTTTGGATGGAGCTCAGTTGCTGTCCAATCATGACATCACTGAGGCCTCAACTCACATGGCGCTGGAGAGGCTCCTCCCTGAAGCTCGAGCAGATGTCATCCTCAGTGACATGGCCCCCAATGCCAGCGGGCTCAGGGAACTGGATCATGAAAGATTGGTCACCATGTGTCTATCAGTGTTGGACTTAGCTGACAAGGTTTTGCGCCCCGGGGGCTCTTTGATTTGCAAATACTGGGATGGAGCTTTGGCCCATAAGCTCCAGCAGAGGCTTTCCTCAATGTTTCAAGATGTAAGAACTGTGAAACCAAGAGCAAGCAGGAAGGAGTCAGCAGAGCTTTTCTTTCTGGCGAGGATGTTCAAAATGAGATAGGATGAGGTCTTTTTCatgaaaaggattttttttatatattatattttacatatagaaaataaaaaataaaattgctttgttcttattatgtattaaaaataaatagtaaaaaaacctGCTTGCAACAAGATTCAGAAACTCAATACAGACCTTGGATATAAATGCTAAAGCAGAATAATTTGATTCAGgtgttaaatatataattgttgaGTCCGATTTGCATATTATTTTCAGTCTATCAGGATGGCCTAGCagtgttaaattttttatttcaaatcattttaCAAAGACATGATGGGCATGcatctacatttttttaaattagtaatttacataattataaatatatttttgtttttcttctgttaaTAATTAAATCCCTACAAATGCACAGAGTATAATACGTAAAAGAGAAATATTTACTCATATATGATTTTATGGATTAGATCAGTGGCTCACAAACATTGGTCTATGAAGGATTCCAAGTGAGGTTTTTTGgctaatcaaaaaataataagctaaataaattataaaatacaataattataattaatataaaagcaCCAACTCATAAGAATGGACTAAAAGattgtaacaataataatttaagtttgtGTTCCCTCACTTCGATAGACCTTAGtcagccatccatccatccatcccaccTGTTGCAAAAAGTCAGTGACTTctcttaaaaaaactaaaaatttttGGGTGTAAACTCTAAAAATAGTTCAATCCAAGAGTATTGTTTAGTGTAAATCATGTTGTAAATTAGCCGATAGGCTGTCGATTTTTTACATGTTAACCTGTCTCCTATAAAAAGCTGTTTGGGTTCAGGTGTATTAAATTagggttggagttaaactctgcagaACACCATCCCTCCAGGAACggcatgcacaaaaaaaaaaaaatacaatggaagtcaatgggagtTCTATGaccaccaacattcttcaaaatatattcttctgTGTTgagcaggaagaaaaaaaaaagatatgcatACAGGTTGGGAATGACCTGAgggtaaattattttcatttttgtgtggacTAACATTTTAAGAAACAAGCTCATTTTAAAgcctaatttgtattattttaaaatattttcagtcaTTAAGGCAGCTAATGGGCCTCGGCACTCTGCTTCACTATCCTAATGAGTTTGGGAAGTTAGGTACCCTGCAATTTTGTTTTTACTCGAAGAGTTCCACCACCTAAAAAAGTGCAAGAAACACTGGATTGGGAGACATTCAGCTTGTCAGAAGATGGTGCTCTTGAGTTGTCAGCGTGAAAGCAGAAGACTAGTATTGGATTCTCACACACCCAAGCAGTGTAGAGACAGCGTGGACCGGCTGTAACTGGGAACATTTCTTTCCAGTCCATTTGAGAGTCGAGTGCCAAGGAGTTAAAAATCCAGCATTGTCATGTGCATTTTAGTAAACCCTTGAAGTGTGGCTTATTTCACAACACTTTAATTTTGCGTTTCCCTAACCGGAAAGCTAAATTGTTTGCACAATACCGAAGATCAGTTTTCTAGCTGTGTGGAAAGATACAATCATTCTTTCATTACAAGCAGAGGAGCTGTAGAGAGGATGGATAAGTGTCTTATAGACGTAAGACTAATGAGAATCCTTTGTCCCTGTAGCAAAGCAGTCTAGCAGATATTAGCCTGACACATTATTATCTCAGACACTTGCTTTCTACAGTCCAGCTGTGAATGACATCCAGCTTGAGCTGCATGGAGAGTTTAGACCTAACCTAATATGCGGAATAGAAAcattaaagataataaaatagAGTTTAATGATTCATAGAGGTTAGATCAGAGTATATTCATCACTAAAGTGAGAATATTATGGTTGTACACACCTTTGCCAATAATGAGGAGAACTCCTCAAACTAAGTAGCTCAAACTGTAGGCTGTACTAGGCTTGCTTTGAAAGCACTAGAAAAAGAATGTCAGGTTCGACTCTGTATTGCTCTAATCTCAAGCTCAGGGAATCTTCAACTGAGAGACATACCTAAATTAATTCTGTCTGCAGATCTGACGCTTTCATAGTCGACTGAGCTACAGTATGGAAATTCTTGCAACCTCACTCTTTAGTCTGAGCTCCTGTGTGAGCAACATGTTTAATGTGCGCCGCTTCGGTCAATTGGAATGCTGTGGTTTTTGAACACTCTGACGTATATCAAAGGCGTAGGCTTGAGGGACAATCCACTCCTGCGACAGTGACATGTCAAGAGAGCCTGGAGAATTCATTATGGAAGATTAAGGAATTTATTTGAGAGCTTAGTTTTATATGCCTTTTAACAGTTATAAAAGTGGAGACCAGTGTCTGCAGGGGTTCAGCCACACTGAGTGAAATGGAAATACAAGTGATCAAGCTACATTTATAATAGCTTTTTTTGGCCCCCAAAGTTATCGTCTTGATTTGAGAAGTTTTTCCCtctcttttattctttctttaagGTGCGTTGCTGTTAACCCACATCCTTCTGGTTACCTGGAATATCTCAAATTCTCTTAAAGGTCAGAGATCAGGCACTCCAGTTCACTGTAATAATGTGCTGTCTAACATTTTGACAGACTTCAATTTAGAGTTGGATAGATAAAACATTTTTGGCAAAAATTTTTACCTAAGCTTTTAAGTTTGTGCACCATTAAGAAGTCATTGAACATGCCTTTTACATTTGTGCATTTCAATTTGAGTTTGTATTTAGGTAGCATTTTGTAATTCAAATTTAAGGATGTAGaattaaagttgtaaataaatcaaattcaAAGCAATTCATGTAACTTTTGTTAAATATGAATTGCCCgttaacatgttattaaatgcaCAGCATTAGTAGTGCTTCCAAGAACAGAAATGtccatttatatttcattatatttaatcAGTGATTTTCTATTTCATGGAGCATGGTAGAAGAAGACTAAATTTCCAAATATAAATCATTTCAGCAATGCCCATTTTTGAAATGCTCGGgagtttgaattgaat
The sequence above is a segment of the Carassius carassius chromosome 9, fCarCar2.1, whole genome shotgun sequence genome. Coding sequences within it:
- the LOC132148629 gene encoding rRNA methyltransferase 2, mitochondrial-like; translated protein: MMWKCIQRSCIHVSAVSLKKMPLHMKGKSAADQRWLVRQINDPFVKAAHAQNYRCRSAFKLIEIDDKYRLLKPGLSVIDCGAAPGAWSQVAVQRVNSTGESADLPKGSVIGIDILRIAPLDGAQLLSNHDITEASTHMALERLLPEARADVILSDMAPNASGLRELDHERLVTMCLSVLDLADKVLRPGGSLICKYWDGALAHKLQQRLSSMFQDVRTVKPRASRKESAELFFLARMFKMR